Below is a genomic region from Terriglobales bacterium.
CCGACCATGCATAGGCCTTTGCCGCGCCTCTGGTGCGTGATCCAAAGCGGGCGCTCCAGACGGCAGATTTTCCATCAATCCCGGTAACTTCCATGGTTGGCTGCGATTCTTCCAGATACCCCTGGGCATCGGGTGCCCAAAGATGGGCCTGAATGTACATATTCTGAAAAGCTATGCGTCCGGTCTCTGTTACGGTGGGCTTCGGCGTCGGGGAAGGCACAGGACCCTGGGTGCCAGCCGTTTTTTTGGAGGAACAGCCGGTGAGTGCCGCAACCACGACCACAATCACCACCAGCCCCAGCTTGAGCAGTTTCATCAACAAAATGAGAACCTCGCGAGAATAAAATTGTATGCGTAAATATTAAGAAAGTATTAAAAGGTATATTAAATCATGCTGGAAGAACTGTATGCATTCTGAGTGCGAAACCGTGCGTGCGGCGATTGAACGGGCAACAGCGGGCATGAGTACCGATGAATTGGTCTGGCATCCGGAAGGGAAGTGGTCTTCAGCCGAGGTCCTCGAGCACCTCGCGCTGTCCTACTCCGGAACAGCAAAAGGAATGCGCAGGGTTTTGCAGAGCGATGCACCCAACGTTCGTCCGGCGACGCTGAAAGAGCGTCTTTCCGTTCTCGTGTTGGTCGGATTGGGATACTTCCCGGAAGGACGCAAAGCGCCTAAACAGGTTACGCCGCGCGGCGCTAATCCCGAGCACATTCTGAACCAGATTCAAGCCAACCTGTGCGAAATGGATAAGGTAATCAGTGATTGCGAGCAGCGCTTCGGAGCCAAGGCCATTGTTTTGGCGCATCCGGTGTTAGGGCCGATTAATTTGTGCCAGTGGCGGAAGTTTCACCGGATCCATTGTCTGCACCACATGAAGCAGATTCAAGCTTTGCGCGCACGGATACAGGGGAAAAATTAATCGCGCGCGGAGGCAGGAACGCCGGATTTGCGGGCTTCTTCTTGCATGTCTAAGAGCTTTTGTTTGGCGTCGTCTACTGCCTTTTGCTTGGCGGCAATCTGTTCCTGGTACTGGCGGTCTTGTTCGGCGTATTTGGCATTATTACCCAGGCGAGTGCCTAGGTCAGCGGCGTTGACCGAGGCGTTGATCTTGCTCTCGCGCTGCAGTACGTTGAGTTCACGTTCCAAGCGGGAGATTTCCTCTTTCTGCTGCGTAATCTTGCCGGTCCAGTCGCCATTAATCTTCTTTTGCTCGTCATTGGAAGGCACGGCAGACTTCTCTTTATTGGCGTCACTCGAAGCGGATTGGTCTGAGGCGGCTTGATCGGAAGTTGGGGGCGGGCCAACCGTGTTGACAATAGCCTTGCCTGGCAAATTATCGTTATCGTAGACACGTTCGCCGGGTGCAGGAGCAGGCTTGTGACGGCGTGCCAGGCGCGCTACCTCCCCGAGGGAGGGCTGGTTCTGAGCAACGATAGCCGGCGCCAGCAACAACATCAGAATTGAACCTGCAAGCAGTAAAAGCAAATTGCGTTTCATGAAATTCACCCTGTCCGCAGCAATGGCCGCAGGATATCTATTTTACTGTCGAAATGGCCTAAATTCACCGCAATTCTGGTTGGAAGCCAGAGGGTCAATGGGTGCCGTTCGAGAGGCCAATGTACCGTGGGAGGGGCCCCTCAATAGTAAATTCCGTAGAGCCTCATATACCAGCGAACCATAGTGTCTCCGTAGAAAAGCATCAGCAGCCCTACGCTGCCCAGAAAAGAGCCAAACGGTATCTCATATTGCCGGTAAAGCAGCGAAGCCGATCGCCAGGCCCGCTGGCGCGCGATTGCGGCAGGCTCTTTACCGCGCTGCAGACGGCGGCGTAGGCGCTTCCGCCAAACCACGAGCATGATGGTGAGCCCGAAGACCGCGCCTGACATGGCTGCCAGGAAAATGATGAGAATTGTCATGCGCATGCCGAGAAAGCTGCCAATCATCGCCATCAGCTTGACGTCGCCAAAGCCCATGCCTTCAATGCCCTTCCATTTCAAGTACACAAAGCCGGCGCCATAGATGAAGGCCGCCCCCAGGGCCGCTCCCATGAAGGAATCCAGCAACGAGGCCAGACGCCAGGAAACTTCAGGGGAAATTCCACGCCACAGGGAAAGAGGCAGCATCTGCGAGAAAAAGTTATCCACCGGTACAAGCAAAGAAAACCCGAGTCCCAGGGCAAGGCCCGGGAGCGTGAGACCATCGGGCAGCAGATGACAATCGGCGTCGGTAAGAATCAATCCGGTGAGAAGAAAAGACAGAACGCAGGCCTTGGCGGTTTCCAGCGTGAATCCAAAGTGCAGGAAGCTTGCTGTAAAGAGCGCGGCCGTCAGCAATTCAACAATTGCATAACGCGGTGAGATGGCGGCTTTGCAGTCCCGGCAACGTCCTCGGAGCAAAATCCAGCTCAGGACCGGGATATTGTCGTAAGCGCGAATGGCCGCCTTGCATTGCGGACAGGCCGAACGCGGCTTTACGACCGAAAGACCCTGCGGCATGCGATAGATGCATACATTGAGGAAGCTGCCGAAGATCAGCCCGAGAAAAAATAATCCGAGAATGATGATGGGGGTGAATTGCTGCCAGTCCGCTGCGGTCACGCTTTAAGTCTGCCCTTCCAAATTGGATGGAACGCAAGTGATTATAACGTCTTTACGCTGAAGGCTTCGCAGCCAAAACAAGGCTTTCTACTCTCGCAAAAAATTCGCGCGCGCGAGCACTCACCCAGCCCAAAAAAATAGGGGACGCAAACTTTGCGTCCCCGGAGGGGCTATTGAGCAAAAAAGTCGTTTACTGGACAGGTTGCCGTCTTACGCTGGCAACCGGAGTTACTGTAACTGGGCTTGCCAGCCGGAAATCCAGGCGTGTTTCCGAGGGCAGTTTTATTGCCTCTCCATGCGTGGCTGCCTGCACACCGGTTCCTGCGGCTCCGCCTGCACCGGCGCCAATGGCTGCACCCTTACCGCCGCCAATCAATCCGCCGATCAGTGCGCCCACTGCTGCACCGCCGCCAATGGTTTCAGCACTACGTGTCCCGCGCCCCGCCCCCTTCTTCGCCCATTGGTTCGTGGCGATGTCATAAGATTTGCCGCCGACCGTGATACGCGTCAATTCAAGCGCCAGGTTCGAGCTGCCCGAGAAGTGAGTAGAAGGCTTCGCGTCTACGATGCGGCCTTCAATGTCCGCGCCGGCAGGAACAGCAACCCGGCCGTCATCTCCCACGAGTGGGGTTTCGAGGGAAGCACGGAAAGTTTCCCCGGTTTTATTCGACTCTGAGCTGAGAGGATCAATCAGGCTCACCGCGAGCATCGTACCCTCAGCTACCGTGACCGGCTGCGGTGGTGGCGGAGGCGTATAGGCCGGCGCCGACGTGCTTGCCGTATTCGTAGTGTTCGGCGTGGATGACCCGGAATTGGAGGTATCAGTATATGCGCTGTCGGGCCGGGGCTTGCTCGGAGACCGATGGCGCAACCGCGTAGGGCTTGTGCCCGGATTTGAAGACGTCGTATCCGCCGGCGGATTCACGGAGGCGGCGGGGTTGTCGCTCATGGGTGTCACAGGCGGTTGGTTCGCCGCCGAGAGCACCTGAATGTTGTTGACTACGGTCTTTACACCCTGGACCTGGCCGGCATCGTTCGCTGCCGCCGTACGCTCCATATCGCTATTGGCGGTTCCGGAGAGTGTTACCACGCCGTGGTCTGAGGTAACGCCGAGCTGTTTGTTGGGGACATTGGCGTCCGCGTTAATCTTGCTTTGCACATCGCTGGCGACTTGCGCGTCGCTGCGGGTGCCAAAACGGTCGCAGCCTGTTAGCAGTGCCAGCAATACAATCGCGCTCATGGGATAAAGGAATATTTTTGCCTTCATAAAATCGCTCCCTCGTCGTCGGTTAAAGTCCGGTTAAAATCGTGGCGCAGACTATTTAGATGCAATGCAGCGGTTTTTGATTGCCTTGCTCTGCGGCCTTTTTGGGCTGATTCTCCAACTATCTGACTGGCAATGGTTTACTTCGGTTTACTGCAAATTGCAAGTTTTTTTGGATGTCAGCAATAAAAAAAGTGAACTGGTCACTGGCTCGGTTCTGTGTTAAAACGTTCTCTTACGATTCATGTCTATTAATGTAAAACGCGGCACTTTCGATCCGGAAGACGGCAGCTTCCAGTACGAGCTGCAATTCAAGCCGGTGGTGGATGACGATGAAATCCACTCCAGCGTGGCCGTGGAAGTGGCTTTTTCCGTCTCAGAAAACGGAGAGCTTGCCGATCTCACGTTCATGGTGCCCAAGTCCGTTCGCAACGACCAGGCTATGAAGTTTTTGCGCCAGGAACAGAACGCCAGCTACGTGGATTCGCGCATGTTTATCGTTCTGCCGGGAACCAATGGTGATACCGTGCTGCGCGCCCCCGCTCAACTCGAGTTGGATGCCGCCGGCAGAATTGTCTCCCTGAAAATTAACTAAGCGTTTAGTATTCTTCTCCTTCAGCTTTGTTCGAGGAGTCTCGCCTTTTTTAGATTTCACAAAATCTGTTTTTAAAATTGCTGATTTCGCTTTATGAGTGAACAAGATAAAAATCACGTTTCAGAGCGAACCTTTGAAACGGTTTTTGTGGATGAGAATCCCGAGGTTGTGAATGCGCTTGCTGTGTCTTTTGGGCGGAAGTGGCCAGGAGCTGTTCGATTTACCATTGGGAATATTCTTGCCGCTGAACCGGGAGTGATCGTGTCACCGACAAACTGTTACGGTGACATGGGCGCGGGCTTGGACCTGCAACTTCGGACTTGGTATACGTCCCTTGAGAGTCGGCTGCAGCAATACATCCTTTTACGTCCATCAAGGAGATTGCCCATCGGAGCCGTAGTGTGGATTGAAAAAGGAGATAGTAATCATCCAGCAGTAATTTTTTCTCCGACCTTTCGCACTGCGCAAGACTTGGCCAGCCCCAACCGAGTCTATCGAGCGGCATTTGCGATATTCAGTTCGGTCAGGGCCTATAACGGTGCGACACTCAATGAGCCGGTTCGCAGGATACTAATGCCAGGCTTGGGAACAGGCGTTGGTGGGCTTGATGTAGCTCTAGCTGCCAACAAAATACGCCAAGCGTACCACCGCGGCCTCGCCTTCCCGCCGCATGAGCTAGAAGCACCCACTGTAATTAGATCTTAAGTAATAAGATTCCACACCAGCGAACTGCATCAGACATTTGCCTCCTGCCGCACGCGCTGCAGGTCTTTCACCTCTCCAATGACAATGAGAATCATTCCTTTTTCGATAGTGAGCGAATCCGGCGGATTAACGTGGTAATTGCTGTCGGCTGCGCTGGCAGGCCGTTTGACCGCCATGGGCAGCAGATTGTAAGCGGTACGTAAATCGAGCTGGCCGAGCGTCTTTCCTACCCACGCTGAGGCGCCACCCACCTCAACTTCTTCCACGCGCAGCGTGCGCGACTGCTCTTTGAGCATCAGATCAAGAAAGCTGACCACATTGGGCCGCAGCATCTCGCTCGCCATGCGCAACCCGCCGATATGATTCGGAGAGACCGTGGAATTCGCCCCAGCCTTCAGCATCTTGTCTGAAAATTTAGGATCGGTGCAGCGCGCCACAACGCGGATCTTAGGATTCATCTGCCGCACCATGACAATAATGACCAGGTTGTCCTTATCGGCGGAGAGCGCCACAATCAGCCCGCGCGCCCGGCCAACGCCGGCCTCAGTCAGTACATCGTCATCGGTGGCATCGCCGATGATGTAAAGCAGGTTGGCCATGTCCAGGGCTTTGTGCTCGCGCAACCGCTGAATATTTTCCTCGTGCATCTCGATCACCACGAACGGCGTGCCCGATTTCTGGAGCTCCTCCACGGCATGCCGGCCGGTGGTGCCCAGGCCGCAAACCACGTAATGGTCTTTGAGTTCGCTGATTTTCTTGTGCATTCTGCGTCTCCAGAAAATGTTGGTGATCTCGCCCTCCACCAGGAAGGCGGTTACCGAGGAAAACACGTACACCGTGATCGTCACCCCCACCAGCACCACGAACATATTAAAAATTCGCAGCAGGGGGTTATGGCTGGTGTCTACAATCTCCCCATAACCCACGCCGGCGAGCGTAATCACCGCCATGTACAGGGCCTGTAAGAAGGTGACGTTAGGACCGCCCAGCCAGAGATATCCCGTCACGCTGAGCGTGGTGACCACAACCAACAAGATCACTGCATATAAAAGCCTGCGCCTGAGTTCCATCGATAGAGTATTCCTGGGTGGGAAATACCGGCGATTGTAGCACGGAAGGGAAGGATTCGAAGTCCGTGCGAATCGAAGGGAATAGCTCAGTTTCCGGTAAGCGGACCGATGATTGGTTGCTTTGGAACAATCGCTCTGCTGAGAGCGTATATTGCAAATATGCGAATCCGCTTCAGTCTAGCTCTCTTACTATGGGTATTTCTTGTGTGTGACCTCACCCGCGCGAGTGACCTCGCCGTAGTTGGAGCAAAGATTTATCCTTCGCCGGCGGAACGGCCAATCGAAAATGGCACAATCCTTATACACGACGGCCACATTCTTGCCGTCGGGCCCAGCGCTACCGTCAAAATCCCGCGCCAGGCGGAAGTCATTGACTGCAAGGGCTTGGTTGTGACCGCAGGTTTCTGGAACAGCCATGTACATATCCTTACGCCGGGGCTGCTCCATGCAGAAAAGCTTTCGCCGGAGAAGATTGATTCGCAACTCCAGGAGATGCTCACGCGCTGGGGATTTACTACGGTCTTTGACATCGCGTCTTTGCTGGACAACACGACTCTCATCCGCCGTCGTATAGAAAGCGGCGAAGTGAAAGGGCCGAGGATTCTCACCGTCGGGGAGCCGTTCTGGATGAAAGGTGGAACGCCCATTTACGTCAGGGGGTTCCTCGAAGCCAATCACATCAACATTCCCGAAGTCGAATCCACCAGGCAAGCGACGGAGCGAGTGCGCCGGCAAATCCGCGACGGCGCCGACGGCATCAAGATTTTTGCAAATTCCATCGAGCAAGATGGCATCTTGACCATGCCTCTGGACCTGGCTCGTGCGATCGTCACCGAGTCTCACCGCGCCGGAAAACCTGTTTTTGCCCACGTGTCTAACGATCAAGGAATCGAAGTAGCCGTTCAGAGCGGGGTCGATATTCTTGCCCACACCACCCCGGCCGATGATCTCTGGAGTCCGGCTTTTGCCGAACGCCTGAAGGCGGCCAACATGGCTCTTACTCCCACGCTCACTTTGTGGGAAGTCGAATACAAGGGCAGCGACCCTGATGAACTCAAGAAAGGCATGGGCAAGGCAGCCCAACAACTAAAGGCTTTCTCTCAAGCAGGAGGGCAAATCCTGTTCGGCACTGACGTCGGCTATATCGAACGGTTCGACACTTCAGAAGAATACACGTGGATGTCCCGGGCTGGCATGAGTTTCCAGCAAATCCTTGCTTCGCTTACCACGAATCCTGCCCAGCGCTTCGGTGACTCGGCTCATAGTGGACGCATCGCGAAAGGGATGGATGGCGACCTCGTTGTTCTACAGGCGGATCCTGCGCAGGATGCCATAGCATTTTCCAAAGTGCGCTACACCATCCGAGGCGGGAACGTCATCTACTCGGAGAAGTGAAAATCCAAGAAGCCCCAAAATTATATTGGCGGTGGCCCAAACAACCGGGGTGGCCCACACAAGCGTAGAGCGCGTGTGGGGATTGTTATGCCCGCATGCTTCGGAGTTCCCACCGCTGGAAGTGTGGTAGCCTTGGTGCGTTTTGCAGAACGCGCTCGGTGTGTGAAATTCCGGCCGATTCACGCGTAACCATGACAGAAAGTTGAGGCGTAGCAGACCACGATGATGAAGCGACTTTCAAGCCTATTCAGCCTTCTCGTGCTAGCGCTAGCTCCCGCGATGGCACAGCAAGCTTCCCAACCCTTTAGGGATCCAGCTCTGCCGGCCGAGAAGAGGATCGACAACCTCCTTTCGCTCATGACGCTCGACGAAAAAATTGATTGTCTTGGAATCAGGACCGGAGTGCCTCGTCTCGGCGTTCCGAGTTTTGGCAACTCTGAAGGGATCCACGGTGTCGTTCAGCGAGGCGGTGGCAGAGCCGGACGTCCCGCCATCACCACAACGCAATTCCCGCAGCCGCCCGGCATGGGGGAGTCGTGGGATCCCGAGCTGGTACGTCAGGCTGGCGGCGTCGAAGGTTACGAGGCGCGGTTCATCACGCAGACCGAGAAGTACAATCGCCAGATGCTGATGCTGTGGGGACCGCAGGCCGATCTTGCACGAGATCCGCGTTGGGGCCGGAGCGAAGAGGTCTATGGCGAAGATCCGTTCTTCAACGGAACCATGGTTGTGGCCTTTGCCAAGGGGCTGCAGGGAGACGACCCCAAGTATTGGCAATCCGCGGCGCTGCTGAAGCACTTTCTCGCGAACAGTAATGAGAACTTCCGCACCAGCTCGTCTTCCGACTTCGACCAGCGCCTGTTCTGGGAATACTACTCGGTTCCGTTTCGCATGGGCTTTCTGGAGGGCGGGGCCAAGGGAGTAATGGCCTCGTATAACGCCTGGAACGGCACGCCGATGGCGATCAATCCGATTCTGAAGAGCATCGTCCAGAAACAGTGGGGCGTGGATGTGCTCTCCAGCGATGGTGGAGCTGTGAAGCAGCTTGTGACTTCACACAAGCGCTTTGCCAATCAGCAACAGGCTGTGGTGGCCTGCCTAAAAGCCGGGATCAATCAATTTCTTGACACTTATATTGAAGAGACCAAGGCAGCCGTTAAAGATGGATTGGTGACTGAAGCGGAGATCGACGATCTGCTTCGCCCGAAGTTCCGCATCACGTTGCGGTTGGGGCTGCTCGACCCGCGGGAAATGGTGCCATATTCGAACATCAAGGATTCGCCAGAGCCCTGGAACACAGAGAAGGATAAGGCCGTCTCGGAGAAGATGGCGCTGGAATCGGTGGTGCTGCTGAAGAATACGGATGCGTTTCTGCCGCTAAAGAAAGACTCTATCAAGTCGATCGCCGTCATTGGACCGCTTGCCGACTCAGTGCATTGGGATTGGTATGGCGGCACGCCTCCACATGCGATTACGCCGCTCGATGGAATCAGGAATGAAGTCGGCCCCGAAGTCAAGGTCAACTATGCTGCGGATGAGATCGGCAACGCTGCCGTGCATGCCGCTCAGTCGTCCGATGTGGCGGTTGTAGTGATTGGCAATGATCCCACCTGCGGTCCCGACATGGCGCACGATTGGCACACCTCCCCCGATGGCGGGAACACTTTTCCATGCACGGTGCCGAGCGACGGGCGCGAAGGACGCGATCGCGAGAGCATCACGCTCGCACAGGAACAACTCGTCAAGCAGGTGTATACGGTCAACCCGAAGACCGTGGTGATCCTGGTCTCCAGCTTCCCATTTGCCATCAACTGGACGCAGTCGAATATTCCGGCGATCCTGCACATGGCCCACTCCTCACAGGATGAAGGCACCGCACTTGCCAGGGTTCTCTTTGGGGATTACAACCCAGGTGGTCACCTGGTGACAACCTGGCCAAAGTCAATCGATCAGTTGCCTGCAATGATGGATTACGACATTCGCCACGGTCGCACCTACATGTACTTCAAGGGAGACCCGCTCTACCCATTCGGCTATGGCTTGAGCTATACCACCTTCAGCTACGCGAATCTGAAAACAAGCTCTGAGGAACTGGCGAGCGATGGCACGATTACGGTCAGCGTGGACGTGACCAACACGGGGAGCCGGACCGGAGATGAAGTAATACAGCTCTATGTGAAGCACCTCAAGTCCAGGGTGGAGCGCCCAGGCGAGGAACTCAAGGGGTTCCAGCGCGTGACCTTGAAGCCGAACGAGACCAGGACCGTACAAATTCCACTGAAGGCTTCAACACTCGCCTTCTGGGATGAGAAGCAGCTTCAGTTCAAGGTTGAAGCAGAGCCCGTGAAGTTGATGATTGGCAGCTCTTCCAAGGACATCAAACTGGATACTACTGTGCGCGTTCGGTAAGCGATCGCAGCTTTGTAATTTGTTACACTCTCGCCGTGGTGACTGCATTTGTACTGGCGGGCGGAAAAAGTACGCGCATGGGCGCCGACAAGGCCTTTCTCAAATTCGGAGACACGACCTTGCTGGAGCGCGCGGTCGGCGTTGCAAAATTGGTCGCCGACGCGGTTTACACTTGCGGCCCCCGAGAAAAATTTGGAGCTGAGGCCATAGAAGATATTTTTCCCGATTGCGGTCCCTTGGGCGGCATTCATGCCGCATTGCAGTCATCCCAATCTGAGTGGAACCTGGTTCTGGCCGTGGATTTGCCTTTTGTAGAAGCAGGTTTCCTGCGTTATCTGCTGCGCCAAGCCCAGCCTAAGACTGAAGGCGAAGTCGATTCGGTCCTGGCCGTCGTCCCTCGCGCCGCCCGCGGCTGGCAGCCGCTGTGCGCGCTTTATCGCAAAGCTTTTGCCGAAGCTGCGGAAAAGGCATTGCGTGAAAAGCGCTACAAGATAGACTCCTTGTTTGCCGAGGTACCGGTTCGCCCCGTGGAGGAGGCAGAAATCCTTCAGGCTGGATTTTCTCTGCGGATATTCGATAATCTAAATACGCCCCAGGACTTTAATTTAGCGCAACAGAGGCTCCCATGAAGCTGCGGCCGCAACCTTATGTCGAATTCAAGAACGTCACCAAGGCGTTCGGATCGCACGTGGTCCTCGATGACGTCAGCTTCGACGTGTTGCCGGGAGAGACGGTCTTCATCCTGGGACGCAGCGGCGTGGGTAAATCGGTCTCGCTGCACCACATCATGGGCTTCCTCAAACCCGACTCCGGTCGCGTCATCGTGGCCTACGAGGACATCACGGACTACACCGAACAAGAGATGGAATCCATCCGCAAAAAAGTCACCATGGTCTTTCAAAACGGTGCATTGTTCGATTCCCTCACCGTCGGCGAAAACGTGGCCTTCCCCCTGCGCGAGCGGGGCGATCTGGATGAAGAACAAACCTACCAGATCGTGGATGGCCTTCTGGAAATGGTGGGAGTAAAAGGCATGCGCGACCTGTTCCCCTCCGATCTTTCCACGGGCATGAAGCGGTCAGTGGCCATTGCCCGCGCCCTGGCGGCGCAGCCCGAGGCCATTCTCTACGATGAGCCCACGACCATGGTTGATCCCCTCATGGCGCAACTGCTGGGAGACCTGATCCAGAAGCTCAAATACCAGCTCAAGCTGACCAGCATCGTGGTCACACACGACATGCGCCTGGCCCAGAAGCTTGCTGACCGCGTTGTCTTTCTGCACGAAGGCAAAGCCATCTTCTTTGGGCCGCTCTCAGAGTGGGAGCACAGCTCGCATCCCGTGCTGCAGGAGTTCTTGAGGCTCGATGAACTCAAGCTGCCGGCATAACCGCAGCGGAAAAATTCTGTCCTGATTAAAAGCTGTCTGGCTCTGTTGGCATCCGTAGACAATTATCACTTTCTAAAGAATGTCATGTTCTAAAGAATGTCATGTGCTAAAGAATGTCATGCTGAGCGAGGGCGAATGCCCGAGTCGAAGCACCCCGAGAATGCCTCGTTTGTCTAGGCTGCATCAAGGCATTTCTACTAGGCTGCATCAAGGCATTTCTAGGAGGATCCTGGGCGAAGGGTCGTGTCCCCAGCCTTTGATGCGCG
It encodes:
- a CDS encoding DUF1569 domain-containing protein gives rise to the protein MHSECETVRAAIERATAGMSTDELVWHPEGKWSSAEVLEHLALSYSGTAKGMRRVLQSDAPNVRPATLKERLSVLVLVGLGYFPEGRKAPKQVTPRGANPEHILNQIQANLCEMDKVISDCEQRFGAKAIVLAHPVLGPINLCQWRKFHRIHCLHHMKQIQALRARIQGKN
- a CDS encoding prepilin peptidase; the encoded protein is MTAADWQQFTPIIILGLFFLGLIFGSFLNVCIYRMPQGLSVVKPRSACPQCKAAIRAYDNIPVLSWILLRGRCRDCKAAISPRYAIVELLTAALFTASFLHFGFTLETAKACVLSFLLTGLILTDADCHLLPDGLTLPGLALGLGFSLLVPVDNFFSQMLPLSLWRGISPEVSWRLASLLDSFMGAALGAAFIYGAGFVYLKWKGIEGMGFGDVKLMAMIGSFLGMRMTILIIFLAAMSGAVFGLTIMLVVWRKRLRRRLQRGKEPAAIARQRAWRSASLLYRQYEIPFGSFLGSVGLLMLFYGDTMVRWYMRLYGIYY
- a CDS encoding BON domain-containing protein: MKAKIFLYPMSAIVLLALLTGCDRFGTRSDAQVASDVQSKINADANVPNKQLGVTSDHGVVTLSGTANSDMERTAAANDAGQVQGVKTVVNNIQVLSAANQPPVTPMSDNPAASVNPPADTTSSNPGTSPTRLRHRSPSKPRPDSAYTDTSNSGSSTPNTTNTASTSAPAYTPPPPPQPVTVAEGTMLAVSLIDPLSSESNKTGETFRASLETPLVGDDGRVAVPAGADIEGRIVDAKPSTHFSGSSNLALELTRITVGGKSYDIATNQWAKKGAGRGTRSAETIGGGAAVGALIGGLIGGGKGAAIGAGAGGAAGTGVQAATHGEAIKLPSETRLDFRLASPVTVTPVASVRRQPVQ
- a CDS encoding macro domain-containing protein produces the protein MSEQDKNHVSERTFETVFVDENPEVVNALAVSFGRKWPGAVRFTIGNILAAEPGVIVSPTNCYGDMGAGLDLQLRTWYTSLESRLQQYILLRPSRRLPIGAVVWIEKGDSNHPAVIFSPTFRTAQDLASPNRVYRAAFAIFSSVRAYNGATLNEPVRRILMPGLGTGVGGLDVALAANKIRQAYHRGLAFPPHELEAPTVIRS
- a CDS encoding potassium channel protein, with the translated sequence MELRRRLLYAVILLVVVTTLSVTGYLWLGGPNVTFLQALYMAVITLAGVGYGEIVDTSHNPLLRIFNMFVVLVGVTITVYVFSSVTAFLVEGEITNIFWRRRMHKKISELKDHYVVCGLGTTGRHAVEELQKSGTPFVVIEMHEENIQRLREHKALDMANLLYIIGDATDDDVLTEAGVGRARGLIVALSADKDNLVIIVMVRQMNPKIRVVARCTDPKFSDKMLKAGANSTVSPNHIGGLRMASEMLRPNVVSFLDLMLKEQSRTLRVEEVEVGGASAWVGKTLGQLDLRTAYNLLPMAVKRPASAADSNYHVNPPDSLTIEKGMILIVIGEVKDLQRVRQEANV
- a CDS encoding amidohydrolase family protein encodes the protein MCDLTRASDLAVVGAKIYPSPAERPIENGTILIHDGHILAVGPSATVKIPRQAEVIDCKGLVVTAGFWNSHVHILTPGLLHAEKLSPEKIDSQLQEMLTRWGFTTVFDIASLLDNTTLIRRRIESGEVKGPRILTVGEPFWMKGGTPIYVRGFLEANHINIPEVESTRQATERVRRQIRDGADGIKIFANSIEQDGILTMPLDLARAIVTESHRAGKPVFAHVSNDQGIEVAVQSGVDILAHTTPADDLWSPAFAERLKAANMALTPTLTLWEVEYKGSDPDELKKGMGKAAQQLKAFSQAGGQILFGTDVGYIERFDTSEEYTWMSRAGMSFQQILASLTTNPAQRFGDSAHSGRIAKGMDGDLVVLQADPAQDAIAFSKVRYTIRGGNVIYSEK
- a CDS encoding glycoside hydrolase family 3 C-terminal domain-containing protein — encoded protein: MPRLGVPSFGNSEGIHGVVQRGGGRAGRPAITTTQFPQPPGMGESWDPELVRQAGGVEGYEARFITQTEKYNRQMLMLWGPQADLARDPRWGRSEEVYGEDPFFNGTMVVAFAKGLQGDDPKYWQSAALLKHFLANSNENFRTSSSSDFDQRLFWEYYSVPFRMGFLEGGAKGVMASYNAWNGTPMAINPILKSIVQKQWGVDVLSSDGGAVKQLVTSHKRFANQQQAVVACLKAGINQFLDTYIEETKAAVKDGLVTEAEIDDLLRPKFRITLRLGLLDPREMVPYSNIKDSPEPWNTEKDKAVSEKMALESVVLLKNTDAFLPLKKDSIKSIAVIGPLADSVHWDWYGGTPPHAITPLDGIRNEVGPEVKVNYAADEIGNAAVHAAQSSDVAVVVIGNDPTCGPDMAHDWHTSPDGGNTFPCTVPSDGREGRDRESITLAQEQLVKQVYTVNPKTVVILVSSFPFAINWTQSNIPAILHMAHSSQDEGTALARVLFGDYNPGGHLVTTWPKSIDQLPAMMDYDIRHGRTYMYFKGDPLYPFGYGLSYTTFSYANLKTSSEELASDGTITVSVDVTNTGSRTGDEVIQLYVKHLKSRVERPGEELKGFQRVTLKPNETRTVQIPLKASTLAFWDEKQLQFKVEAEPVKLMIGSSSKDIKLDTTVRVR
- a CDS encoding molybdenum cofactor guanylyltransferase; the protein is MTAFVLAGGKSTRMGADKAFLKFGDTTLLERAVGVAKLVADAVYTCGPREKFGAEAIEDIFPDCGPLGGIHAALQSSQSEWNLVLAVDLPFVEAGFLRYLLRQAQPKTEGEVDSVLAVVPRAARGWQPLCALYRKAFAEAAEKALREKRYKIDSLFAEVPVRPVEEAEILQAGFSLRIFDNLNTPQDFNLAQQRLP
- a CDS encoding ATP-binding cassette domain-containing protein; this encodes MKLRPQPYVEFKNVTKAFGSHVVLDDVSFDVLPGETVFILGRSGVGKSVSLHHIMGFLKPDSGRVIVAYEDITDYTEQEMESIRKKVTMVFQNGALFDSLTVGENVAFPLRERGDLDEEQTYQIVDGLLEMVGVKGMRDLFPSDLSTGMKRSVAIARALAAQPEAILYDEPTTMVDPLMAQLLGDLIQKLKYQLKLTSIVVTHDMRLAQKLADRVVFLHEGKAIFFGPLSEWEHSSHPVLQEFLRLDELKLPA